One Panicum virgatum strain AP13 chromosome 9K, P.virgatum_v5, whole genome shotgun sequence genomic region harbors:
- the LOC120650589 gene encoding tetraspanin-10-like: MGSASAFVIRWINFFTMILALLVVGFGFWMSTHNDECRRSLTIPVIALGGVIFLISLIGFLGAWKNISCLLWTYLITLFVVLVAIMVFTVLAFIITNTGTGHVVPGARYKEYRLQDYSSWFVKQLNNTEKWTHLRSCLVKSDDCNNLSKRYKTLKQYKLAELTPMESGCCRPPAECGYPALNASYFDLSYHPASTNIDCKLYKNVRSVRCYDCDSCKAGVAQYMKTEWRVVAIFNVILFIILSFVYFVGCCARRNAGGSNAKGSGRGKKHSVGCCGGMMEVAMQKVCGR; encoded by the exons ATGGGCAGCGCCAGCGCTTTCGTCATCAGGTGGATCAACTTCTTCACCATG ATACTGGCATTACTGGTGGTGGGTTTCGGGTTCTGGATGAGCACCCACAACGATGAGTGCAGGCGGTCCTTGACCATCCCTGTCATAGCTCTGGGAGGAGTGATCTTTCTCAT ATCGCTCATCGGATTCCTTGGTGCTTGGAAGAACatttcttgcttgctttggacA TACCTAATCACGCTGTTTGTGGTCTTGGTGGCAATCATGGTGTTCACGGTGCTTGC GTTTATCATAACCAATACAGGAACTGGCCATGTTGTTCCTGGGGCTAG ATATAAAGAGTACCGTCTTCAAGATTACAGCTCTTGGTTTGTCAAACAG CTCAATAACACGGAGAAATGGACTCACCTGAGAAGTTGCCTTGTCAAGTCAGATGACTGCAATAATCTGTCAAAAAGATACAAG ACTCTGAAACAATACAAGCTTGCAGAACTTACTCCCATGGAATCTGGCTGCTGCCGCCCACCAGCAGA GTGTGGGTACCCAGCTCTGAACGCCTCCTATTTCGATCTGAGCTATCATCCAGCGAGCACCAACATTGACTGCAAACTGTACAAGAACGTACGCTCTGTCAGGTGCTACGACTGTGATTCTTGCAA AGCTGGGGTTGCACAGTACATGAAGACCGAGTGGCGTGTGGTCGCAATCTTCAACGTGATATTGTTCATCATCCTG TCGTTCGTGTACTTTGTGGGCTGCTGCGCGCGGCGGAACGCTGGAGGTAGCAATGCAAAAGGTAGTGGAAGGGGAAAGAAACACTCTGTGGGCTGTTGCGGCGGAATGATGGAGGTAGCAATGCAAAAGGTTTGTGGAAGGTGA
- the LOC120650587 gene encoding NAD-dependent malic enzyme 59 kDa isoform, mitochondrial-like, translating into MWRSAARRSSQIRRLLSSSAPPAGPLATVPAPCIVQKRGNDILNDPWYNKDTAFPLTERDRLGLRGLLPPRVMSFEQQYERFINSYRSLEKNTRGEPDSIVALAKWRILNRLHDRNETLYFRVLIDNIKDFAPVIYTPTVGLVCENYSGLFRRPRGMYFTAKDKGEMMSMIYNWPQEKVDMIVVTDGSRILGLGDLGVQGIGIPIGKLDLYVAAAGINPQKILPVILDVGTNNEKLLDDNLYLGLRQPRLEGEEYMAVVDEFMEAVHARWPKAVVQFEDFQMKWAFETLQRYRNRFCMFNDDVQGTAGVALAGLLGAVRAQGRPLHDFTKQKIVVAGAGSAGIGVLSMAKQEMLRMLGKTGEGEGNNQFWVLDKDGLITKDRKDLDPAVSSFARGHGPDEIPDLHEGASLVEVVRKVKPHVLLGLSGVGGIFNEEVLKAMKESDSPRPAIFAMSNPTTKAECTPDDVFKHVGENAIFASGSPFSNVSLGNGKTGYANQANNMYLFPGIGLGALLSGARHISDDMLQAGAECLASYITDDEIQKGILFPEVSSIRHITARVGAAVVRAAVAEDLAEGYRTVGPKELGSMSESQTVDYVARNMWYPIYSPLVNNK; encoded by the exons atgtggcgttcggcggcgcggcggtcgtCGCAGATACGGCGGCTCCTGTCGTCGTCCGCGCCCCCGGCGGGGCCCCTCGCCACCGTGCCGGCGCCCTGCATCGTGCAGAAGCGCGGGAACGACATCCTCAACGACCCGTGGTACAACAAGGACACGGCGTTCCCCTTGACGGAGCGCGACCGCCTCGGCCTCCGCGGCCTGCTCCCGCCGCGGGTCATGTCCTTCGAACAGCAGTACGAGCGGTTCA TAAACTCGTACCGGTCGCTGGAGAAGAACACCCGGGGCGAGCCGGACTCCATCGTCGCGCTGGCCAAGTGGAGGATCCTCAACAGGCTGCACGACCGGAACGAGACACTGTACTTCAGG GTGCTGATCGACAACATCAAGGATTTTGCGCCGGTAATATACACTCCCACTGTCGGCTTGGTCTGTGAAAACTACAGTGGTCTCTTCAGACGGCCTCGTGGGATGTATTTCACCGCGAAGGATAAGGGGGAGATGATGTCGATGATTTACAACTGGCCACAAGAGAAG GTTGACATGATAGTTGTGACTGATGGGAGTCGCATTCTAGGCTTAGGTGACCTTGGTGTTCAGGGGATAGGCATACCTATTGGTAAACTGGATCTTTATGTTGCAGCTGCTGGTATTAACCCACAAAAG ATTCTTCCAGTAATTCTTGATGTGGGGACAAATAATGAAAAACTTCTGGATGACAATCTAT ATCTAGGACTGAGGCAACCCCGATTGGAAGGAGAAGAATACATGGCCGTTGTAGATGAATTCATGGAGGCTGTCCACGCACGGTGGCCTAAAGCAGTTGTGCAG TTTGAAGACTTCCAAATGAAATGGGCCTTTGAGACTCTTCAGAGGTATCGGAACCGATTTTGCATGTTCAATGATGACGTTCAG GGTACAGCCGGCGTTGCTCTAGCTGGCCTACTTGGTGCTGTTAGGGCACAAGGTCGACCTCTACATGATTTTACAAAGCAAAAGATAGTCGTCGCGGGAGCTGGAAG TGCTGGGATAGGtgtgctaagcatggctaaACAGGAAATGTTGAGGATGCTTGGGAAAACTGGGGAAGGAGAAGGAAATAATCAATTCTGGGTTCTGGACAAAGAT GGCCTTATCACGAAAGATAGGAAGGATCTGGACCCTGCAGTGTCAAGTTTTGCCAGAGGCCATGGTCCGGACGAGATCCCAGATCTCCATGAGGGGGCTAGTCTTGTTGAAGTG GTCAGGAAAGTGAAGCCTCACGTGCTTTTAGGACTGTCTGGAGTTGGGGGCATATTTAACGAGGAG GTTCTCAAGGCTATGAAAGAATCTGATTCTCCACGCCCTGCAATTTTTGCAATGTCCAACCCAACTACTAAAG CTGAATGTACACCTGATGATGTATTCAAGCATGTTGGAGAGAATGCGATATTTGCTAGTGGAAGCCCATTCAGTAACGTTTCTTTAG GAAATGGTAAGACAGGCTATGCTAATCAAGCAAACAACATGTATCTATTTCCTGG GATTGGTTTAGGAGCTCTCCTTTCAGGTGCTCGGCATATTTCAGATGACATGCTTCAAGCAGGAGCTGAGTG CCTCGCATCATATATCACAGATGATGAAATTCAAAAAGGAATCCTCTTCCCTGAAGTCTCCAG TATAAGGCACATCACCGCACGTGTCGGCGCAGCAGTTGTCCGTGCCGCCGTCGCTGAAGACCTGGCTGAGGGGTACCGCACTGTGGGTCCTAAGGAGCTTGGAAGCATGTCAGAG TCGCAAACGGTGGACTACGTCGCTCGGAATATGTGGTACCCTATTTACAGCCCCCTTGTGAACAACAAATAA
- the LOC120650591 gene encoding benzyl alcohol O-benzoyltransferase-like — translation MAAASLKFTVRRKPAVLVAPAAPTPRELKRLSDIDDQDGLRFHIPVIQFYRRSAMAGARDPAPVIRAAVSRALVHYYPFAGRLRELEGRKLAVDCTGEGVLFIEADADVRLEHFGDALQPPFPCLDELIFDVPGSSEVLGSPLLLFQVTRLACGGFILGVRLHHTMADAQGLVQFLGAVAELARGAVALTVRPVWGRELLEARDPPRPAFAHREYDEVPDTKGTIIPLDDMVHRSFFFGRREVAAARAHLPPGLRSRASTFDLLTGLLWKCRTAALAPDADEEMRMICIVNARGGKLRSGGAIPEGYYGNAFAFPVAVATAGDLAARPLGFAVELVKRAKGEVDVEYMRSVADLMALRGRPHFTVVRAYLASDVTKAGFGDLDFGWGRPVYGGPAKGGVGAIPGVASFLIPFRNAKGEDGIVVPMCLPGPAMDTFVRELGKLLSPPAEQQQQQDAYTAIRSAL, via the exons atggcggcggcgtcgctcaAGTTCACGGTGCGGAGGAAGCCGGCGGTGCTGGtggccccggcggcgccgacgccgcgggAGCTGAAGCGGCTCTCGGACATCGACGACCAGGACGGCCTACGGTTCCACATCCCCGTCATCCAGTTCTACCGCCGGAGCGCGATGGCCGGGGCGCGGGACCCCGCGCCGGTGATCCGGGCCGCCGTCTCCCGGGCGCTCGTGCACTACTACCCGTTCGCCGGCAGGCTCCGGGAGCTCGAGGGCCGCAAGCTCGCCGTGGACTGCACCGGCGAGGGCGTGCTGTTCATCGAGGCCGACGCGGACGTCCGCCTCGAGCACTTCGGGGACGCGCTGCAGCCGCCGTTCCCGTGCCTCGACGAGCTCATCTTCGACGTCCCCGGCTCGTCCGAGGTCCTCGGCTCGCCGCTCCTCCTCTTCCAG GTGACGCGGCTGGCGTGCGGGGGCTTCATCCTGGGGGTGCGCCTGCACCACACGATGGCGGACGCGCAGGGCCTGGTGCAGTTCCTgggcgcggtggcggagctGGCGCGGGGCGCGGTGGCGCTGACGGTGCGCCCGGTGTGGGGGCGCGAGCTGCTGGAGGCGCGCgacccgccgcggccggcgttcGCGCACCGCGAGTACGACGAGGTGCCGGACACCAAGGGCACCATCATCCCGCTGGACGACATGGTGCACCGGTCCTTCTTCTTCGGGCGGCGGGAGGTggcggccgcccgcgcgcacCTCCCGCCGGGCCTCCGCTCGCGCGCCTCCACGTTCGACCTCCTGACGGGGCTCCTGTGGAAGTGCCGCACCGCCGCGCTGGCCCCGGACGCCGACGAGGAGATGCGGATGATCTGCATCGTGAACGCCCGCGGCGGCAAGCTCAGGTCCGGCGGCGCCATCCCGGAGGGCTACTACGGCAACGCGTTCGCGTTCCCGGTGGCGGTGGCCACGGCGGGGGACCTCGCCGCGCGGCCGCTGGGGTTCGCCGTGGAGCTGGTGAAGCGGGCCAAGGGCGAGGTGGACGTGGAGTACATGCGGTCGGTGGCGGACCTGATGGCGCTGCGCGGGCGGCCGCACTTCACGGTGGTGCGCGCGTACCTGGCGTCGGACGTGACCAAGGCCGGGTTCGGCGACCTGGACTTCGGGTGGGGTCGGCCGGTGTACGGCGGGCCGGCCAAGGGCGGCGTGGGCGCCATCCCCGGGGTGGCCAGCTTCCTCATCCCGTTCAGGAACGCCAAGGGCGAGGACGGCATCGTCGTGCCCATGTGCCTGCCCGGCCCCGCCATGGACACGTTCGTGCGGGAGCTGGGCAAGCTGCTGAGCCCGCccgcggagcagcagcagcagcaggacgcGTACACAGCCATCAGGTCCGCGCTGTGA